The DNA window ATGCGGCACAAAATTTTATACAGGAAGATGAAATACTGTTGACGGCTGATTCTGTTGTTGTGCTTGGAGATAAAATATTCAATAAGCCCATAGATTTTAATGACGCCTATCGAATGTTGGCACACTTATCAGGGAAAACCCATATTGTTTACACAGGAGTTTGTTTAAGAGACAAATACAAAGAATTGATTTTTACAGGAAAATCCCTTGTCAGTTTTCGTGAACTTATTGATTCGGAAGTGCGATGGTACATTAACAAATACAAACCATATGATAAGGCAGGATCGTATGCCGTCCAAGAGTGGATAGGCCTTTGTAAAATTTCAAATATTGAGGGCTCTTATGCTAATATCATGGGTCTACCGACAGATCTGGTATATGAAGCCTTGCGTAATTTTGACAATGCTATAAGTTTTGAATGAATAAAAATTCAGTCATTCAATTGCTGCTTGCTAGTATAGATACCCAATCCTTATCAGTAAAAGTTTCTTTTGGAGTCAATCCATTATTTTTGAGAAGTTGTTCCATAAATTCCTTGTCCTGAATAAGAA is part of the Candidatus Vicinibacter affinis genome and encodes:
- the maf gene encoding septum formation protein Maf; its protein translation is MDNLYVNRRKLVLASGSPRRKQLLEEAGFWFDVKPIDIDESFPSELSVESVASYIAEKKANAAQNFIQEDEILLTADSVVVLGDKIFNKPIDFNDAYRMLAHLSGKTHIVYTGVCLRDKYKELIFTGKSLVSFRELIDSEVRWYINKYKPYDKAGSYAVQEWIGLCKISNIEGSYANIMGLPTDLVYEALRNFDNAISFE